One Ooceraea biroi isolate clonal line C1 chromosome 6, Obir_v5.4, whole genome shotgun sequence genomic window carries:
- the LOC113561431 gene encoding uncharacterized protein LOC113561431: protein MDSAAILVLLALLTAFVNDAAASCREVANDEMLEYFCEGGYPADLDSLPPRTEKLRITRMPLRRITAETFSRFNRNLMVLSCVHCEITEIDADAFRDLVNLQQLNLESNYLTTVKASWFKDLTYLTYLDLSYNHVRDIEDDVYENLRSLVDLRISGNRLRCLNLDEMSHLNELKRIFLGENSEFACPHAVSKFLRDRSVVFEEDPEWRKLANDVILVDVPPYYAEKDRTTAPAYRERPQPNRRPSSEETRHDVPLTRNGNGLYPDHRSEHTRMRNRRPHMTTTMRPATPKTQDRMPVPRVEPRYPSADPRTPNVSTESSHEAMHHPYSTLETPRAPPVEMESSLEDIGMAEADKSSETERTPPYTLVHETITRQYPTSYPTYPPHSPPLRTSEATSYPTYPPHSPPPSHLPQATSYPTYPPYSPRPSYLPQATSYPTYPPHSPRPSHLPQATSYPTYPPHSPRPSYLPHPSYPTAEEDAEVRESEFLDHEKAAGAGKALEMENAVYPQHDVRVTTSYDQERAAYESGKMTHPPPNDFDTRTSRTSMDASTNAPSEHPDNPSWMQDKTRYEQSLHLTTDNGQWIVDNGPSTNRPDFQTTYRGGHDPYKMLDRGSDTDDPVVAAGQDKADLSQTTVPNVAYVRPSLPPGVHSPSTGQFYQTYHETKMPPPLLIPNEESDEATVGDLLLETTTDKPTECPNNSALKIRPDTMLVISVIIAVFQRVIAEGF, encoded by the coding sequence atggatAGTGCAGCGATTTTAGTGCTACTCGCCTTGTTAACCGCGTTCGTTAACGATGCCGCGGCATCGTGCAGGGAGGTGGCGAACGACGAAATGTTGGAGTACTTCTGCGAGGGTGGTTACCCCGCCGACTTGGACAGCTTACCGCCGAGGACGGAGAAATTGCGGATCACCAGGATGCCGCTTCGCAGAATAACCGCCGAGACATTTTCGCGCTTCAACAGGAATCTCATGGTATTGAGTTGCGTGCATTGCGAGATTACTGAGATTGACGCGGACGCGTTCCGAGATCTCGTCAATCTTCAGCAACTCAATTTGGAGAGCAATTATCTGACCACCGTGAAAGCATCATGGTTCAAGGATCTGACTTACCTTACGTACCTCGATCTCAGCTATAATCACGTACGCGATATCGAAGACGACGTCTACGAAAATCTGCGCAGCCTCGTGGACCTCAGGATCTCGGGGAATCGACTGCGATGCCTGAACTTGGACGAGATGTCACACCTAAACGAACTGAAGCGCATATTTCTCGGCGAGAACTCCGAGTTCGCTTGCCCGCATGCGGTCAGCAAGTTCCTCAGAGATCGAAGCGTCGTTTTTGAAGAGGATCCTGAATGGAGAAAACTCGCCAATGATGTGATTCTTGTTGACGTGCCGCCGTACTATGCCGAGAAAGATCGCACTACCGCACCGGCGTACCGCGAAAGACCGCAACCTAATAGGAGGCCATCCTCGGAGGAAACGAGACACGATGTACCTCTAACGAGAAATGGAAATGGGCTCTATCCCGATCATCGATCGGAGCATACACGTATGCGTAACAGAAGACCACACATGACCACTACCATGCGACCAGCAACGCCCAAGACTCAGGACAGAATGCCCGTGCCACGAGTGGAACCGCGATATCCATCTGCAGACCCTAGAACTCCCAATGTATCAACGGAATCGTCGCATGAAGCGATGCATCATCCATACTCAACGCTGGAAACGCCGCGAGCACCGCCCGTGGAAATGGAATCGTCATTGGAAGATATCGGAATGGCAGAAGCTGATAAATCGTCGGAAACGGAACGTACACCACCGTATACTTTAGTCCATGAAACGATAACTCGTCAGTATCCGACTTCGTATCCAACGTATCCTCCGCATTCTCCCCCCCTTCGCACTTCCGAGGCAACTTCGTATCCAACGTATCCTCCGCATTCTCCCCCCCCTTCGCACCTTCCGCAGGCAACTTCGTATCCAACGTATCCTCCGTATTCTCCTCGTCCTTCATATCTTCCGCAGGCAACTTCGTATCCAACGTATCCTCCGCATTCTCCTCGTCCTTCGCACCTTCCGCAGGCAACTTCGTATCCAACGTATCCTCCGCATTCTCCTCGTCCTTCATATCTTCCGCATCCTTCGTATCCGACAGCGGAGGAGGATGCGGAAGTTAGAGAATCGGAATTCCTAGACCATGAAAAGGCAGCTGGTGCTGGCAAAGCATTAGAGATGGAAAACGCAGTTTATCCGCAGCACGACGTTCGCGTTACGACGTCGTACGATCAGGAAAGAGCGGCTTATGAGTCCGGTAAAATGACACATCCACCACCCAACGATTTCGACACACGTACTTCGAGAACGTCGATGGACGCATCTACCAACGCCCCGAGCGAACATCCGGACAATCCATCCTGGATGCAGGATAAGACACGTTACGAGCAATCTCTTCATCTCACCACAGATAACGGACAATGGATAGTAGATAATGGACCGTCCACGAATAGGCCAGATTTTCAGACAACGTATCGAGGGGGACACGATCCATATAAAATGCTCGATAGAGGATCGGATACCGATGATCCTGTTGTCGCAGCGGGTCAGGACAAGGCAGATCTATCGCAGACAACGGTACCCAACGTTGCATACGTCAGACCTTCGCTACCCCCGGGAGTGCATTCGCCTTCAACGGGCCAATTCTACCAGACGTATCACGAAACGAAAATGCCTCCACCGTTACTAATCCCGAATGAAGAATCCGATGAGGCAACCGTGGGCGATCTTCTACTGGAGACGACAACGGACAAGCCAACCGAATGTCCAAACAATTCGGCACTGAAAATCCGACCGGACACTATGCTAGTGATCTCCGTTATTATCGCTGTTTTTCAGCGCGTCATCGCGGAGGGATTTTAG
- the LOC113562209 gene encoding dnaJ homolog subfamily C member 9-like — translation MASLLDLCEQYFGARNFYDVLKIPKTANDKQVKKAYHKLSLLVHPDRVEESIKVEATEKFKVLGRIHSILSDSEKRKIYDESGQYDEESEDVVMRNWADYWRSLFKEITVEDINNYEKTYKGSETEIKDLKRAYMDSKGDMDYILEAVPFTNCDEEPRLHAIIENLIE, via the exons ATGGCGAGTTTGTTGGACCTCTGCGAGCAGTATTTCGGTGCGCGTAACTTTTACGACGTCCTGAAAATACCGAAAACCGCGAACGACAAGCAAG TGAAAAAGGCCTATCACAAGCTGTCGTTACTCGTGCATCCGGATCGAGTCGAGGAAAGCATAAAGGTCGAAGCGACGGAAAAATTTAAGGTCCTCGGTAGAATACATTCCATCCTCAGTGACAGCGAGAAGCGCAAGATTTACGATGAATCCGGCCAATACGATGAGGAGAGTGAAGATGTGGTGATGCGCAACTGGGCCGACTACTGGAGGTCTTTGTTTAAAGAGATTACCgttgaagatattaataattatgagaAGACTTACAAAGGATCCGAAACGGAGATCAAGGATCTCAAAAGAGCGTACATGGACA gtAAAGGAGATATGGATTACATTCTGGAAGCGGTTCCATTTACCAATTGCGATGAAGAACCAAGATTACATGCCATAATTGAAAATCTGATAGAG